In the genome of Cryptomeria japonica chromosome 8, Sugi_1.0, whole genome shotgun sequence, one region contains:
- the LOC131037022 gene encoding uncharacterized protein LOC131037022 yields the protein MVALGSTMDGSKAVEVEQDQRKPFPVSRVKRPERSSRDELNGHIAKIYEDIDGLQGRIEEINSIVDGRHQGKNSLSGQIIDARKRLSELTMRFKTVLEEKKNIKEELEMADKAREQMRQEARSLRDKLPYVRVEEIDEEIRRIEYRIGHTSLSSQEEQRLVNQVSNLKKSRDFVHEYTAKTEKFSADESSRSALLQTIKEKDQILDEIKKQQEEERKKFTSLKHKESSQLSDIPALVEERRVALEKVKSLRNDIIELRKDFQLKEQEYWVKDKEWKQQQAMDRKLRFEKRETERKERAEVWKQKQLENYVPPYTEELIICDQLLSYLQKFVPLEKGVPSAPQQAGTVPPKGFEDLHEIKKNRSDEDFGDCWFAGNGSRGKPKKAKGLASGKLKEKILLSFDVLSSFQKIGLRAPLTIGDAHGTLADLKAKKEQYLKLQSEAGDPGENGTSDLPQSLKEITDISTLKEAGTSSSSDGQKENNENDFSLDKAIAKGDDALADDNIGASNDVNGVSDKADIVSNGDANGIDH from the coding sequence ATGGTTGCTTTGGGTTCTACCATGGATGGATCCAAGGCAGTTGAGGTTGAGCAAGATCAGAGAAAACCATTTCCAGTGTCAAGGGTGAAAAGACCAGAGAGATCTTCGAGGGATGAATTAAATGGCCACATTGCAAAGATTTATGAGGACATCGATGGCTTGCAAGGCAGAATTGAGGAAATTAACTCCATAGTGGATGGCAGACACCAGGGCAAGAACTCTTTGTCTGGACAGATTATTGATGCAAGGAAGCGGCTCTCAGAACTCACCATGCGATTCAAGACTGTATTGGAGGAGAAGAAGAACATCAAGGAGGAGCTTGAAATGGCAGACAAGGCTCGAGAGCAGATGCGGCAAGAAGCAAGGTCACTCAGGGATAAGCTTCCCTATGTCAGGGTGGAGGAAATTGATGAAGAGATAAGAAGGATTGAGTATAGAATAGGCCATACTTCTTTGAGCTCTCAGGAGGAGCAGAGACTGGTAAATCAGGTAAGTAATCTCAAGAAGTCAAGGGATTTTGTCCATGAATATACTGCAAAAACAGAGAAATTCTCAGCAGATGAGAGTTCGCGATCTGCATTGTTACAAACAATCAAGGAGAAGGATCAAATACTCGATGAAATcaagaaacaacaagaagaggaaAGGAAAAAGTTTACTTCTTTGAAACATAAGGAAAGCTCACAGCTTTCCGATATTCCAGCTCTTGTTGAAGAAAGACGTGTTGCCTTAGAAAAAGTTAAAAGTTTGAGGAATGACATTATTGAACTGAGGAAAGATTTTCAGCTCAAAGAACAGGAGTACTGGGTAAAGGATAAGGAATGGAAGCAACAACAGGCAATGGATAGAAAATTGAGATTTGAGAAAAGGGAAACAGAAAGGAAGGAAAGAGCAGAGGTTTGGAAACAGAAGCAGCTCGAGAATTATGTGCCTCCTTATACAGAAGAGTTAATAATATGCGACCAGCTTTTGTCATACTTGCAGAAATTTGTTCCCTTAGAGAAAGGAGTTCCCTCTGCACCACAGCAGGCAGGAACTGTTCCTCCTAAAGGTTTTGAAGATTTGCATGAGATAAAAAAAAACCGGtcagatgaagattttggagaCTGCTGGTTTGCTGGCAATGGATCTAGAGGGAAGCCTAAGAAGGCTAAAGGTTTGGCTAGTGGAAAACTAAAGGAGAAAATATTATTGTCTTTTGATGTGCTATCTTCATTTCAGAAAATTGGTCTGAGAGCTCCCTTGACCATAGGGGATGCACATGGGACTTTGGCTGACttgaaggcaaagaaagaacaataTTTAAAGCTTCAATCTGAGGCTGGTGATCCCGGAGAAAATGGTACGAGTGATTTGCCGCAGTCCCTTAAGGAAATTACAGATATATCAACATTGAAAGAGGCTGGAACAAGCAGTAGCAGTGATGGACAAAAAGAAAACAATGAGAATGACTTTTCTCTGGATAAAGCTATAGCTAAAGGAGATGATGCACTAGCTGATGATAATATTGGTGCTTCTAATGATGTCAATGGTGTATCAGATAAGGCAGATATTGTTTCCAATGGAGATGCCAATGGTATAGATCATTAG